A segment of the Salvelinus namaycush isolate Seneca chromosome 3, SaNama_1.0, whole genome shotgun sequence genome:
ccagattgtcagaccccggtggcttgtcattgttgatagacagcAATAatgttttcacctcttccactTCCACAcggactttacggaattcaaaagtacaattcttgtctttcataatttggtccgatatgcTTGGATGTGtagtagaggttgaccgattatgatttttcaacaccgatagcgattattggaggaccaaaaaaaactgataccgattaatcggacgatttttatatatatttgtaataatgacaattacaacaatactgaatgaacaatgaacactttttaaaacttaatataatacataaataacatctatttagtttcaaataaataatgaaacatgttcaatttagtttaaataatgcaaaaacacagtgttggagaagaaagtaaaagtgcaatatgtgccaagtaaaaaagctaacgtttaagttccttgctgagaacatgagaacatatgaaagctggtggttcaatattcccagttaagaagttttaggttgtagttattataggaattatgatgtgtcgactatttctctctataccatttgtatttcatatacctttgactattggatgttctaataggcactttagtattgccagcctaatttCAGGAGGTGAAAGGCTGTAACTCATAAACAGTGCTGTGAAGCAACCATTCCTAAGAGCCGCTTGAAAACACAGCAAAGTGCTATTTGAATAAATGCTTACGGTCCtcctgctgcctaccaccgctcagtcagactgctctatcaaatatcaaatcatagacttaattataatgtaattaacacagaaatatgagcctttggtcattaatatggtgaaatccggaaactatcatttcgaaaacaaaacgtttattctttcagtgaaatacggaaccgttccgtattttatcgaacgggcggcaaccctaagtctaaatattgctgttacattgcacaaccttcaatgttatgtcataattatgtcaaattcgcaacgagccaggtggcccaaactgttgcatataccctgactctgcgtgcaatgaacgcaagagaagtgacacaatttccctactTAATAATGCCTTATAACAtacatttcttttaactaaatatgcaggttcaaaaaaatatacttctgtgtattgagtttaagaaaggcattgatgtttatggttaggtacatttgtgcaaaggttgtgttttttttgcaaatgtgcttttgttatATCATCACCCATTTgacgaagttgaagtaggctgtgatatGATCAATTAaaaggcaccgcattgattatatgcaatgcaggacaagctagttaacctagtaatatcatcaaccatgtgtagttaactagtgattatgtgaagattgatagtttttttataagataagtttaatgctagctagcaacttaccttgactccttgcagccacaacatccttttgacgctgcactcgcgtaacaggtggtcagcttGCCACACAGTTTCctcatggattgcaatgtaatctgccataatcggcatccaaaaagccGGCGTGGCAGGTTACCGCGCTTCAGCAggggtgaccggtccgctcctgatccccggttCATTCCCTTTGTCAGCATCCTGCGGCTGGAGCTGCGAGTCGGGGAGTGGgtactgtcacgtatactccctctccggcctgtagttcatcaggctgctgattatcccgcacacctgtcaccatcgtcaagcgcacctgcacctcatgacactcacctggactccatcaccaccttgattatcttccctctatctgtcactccccttgatTATTTCCTCGgttgttattgactctgtttcatgtcggtgcatTTTTTGTGTTTCGCGTTTATTGttctgtttatttattaaaacactcactccctgtacttgcttcccgactctcagcgcactggTTACAACTGGACACTAACATGACCAAACAGAAACCATAGCTACTCTAATTGAACCTATATGGACACATAGTGTGTAATAGCCTAAGTGATTATTAGAAAAAAGGAATAAAGCGTACTGAACTAGAGCTGTACCACTGCCATTAGCTTCACAGTTCCAGTATAGCCATCAATGTGTGCTCTATGGGTTCACAGCTCTGTTTCTTTTTCTTATCTCTGACCCTAACTCTCATTTCATGTCCACATCTTGGCTCAACCCTAATCCTAGCCATAGCCCTGTGAaactcatcttttcccattgactaCAATGTATTAACATAAATGTAAATTGATTTGACACTTATCTTTTTCCATCAACTGCCATGTGTTGACATAAGCATCAACTctgtgacactcatcttttcccattgactgcaatgTATTTGGTATTTTGGGTATTTATTAGGAACCCCATTAGCCGCTCCAATTGACCTAAGCAAGCGTCAATGGGTTGATTCCTAACTTTTCGCAAAATGTGAGATGATGACGTTTTCCTGTGATATCATGTTGACTTTACAGAGCAAGGTGATTATTTGTGTTAACAGATCAAATAACTAGCTATCTAGTTGGTTATTTATTAACTATTATTCTTTTGTCTCACCACAGAATGAAAATGAGATGTTTTTTTCCAAGCAGACTGCGGAAGAAGCATTTTATTTCTTCTTTATCGTCGCTGCTGGTGATCTGTGCCTTGCTGCTGCTCTGCCTAAAGGTCACAGTTAAAAACAGTGTTACTATTGAACAGTACGGGACTACTGCAGGCTACGATGACGTCGAGCCTCCCCACCGCTACAACATTGACTGCAATGCCATCTACAACATGGATCCGGCCGAGGTGGGGAAGTCGCTGGTCATCAGAAAACAAGGGGGGGTGTGGGTGCAGGATGAGAACTTGATCAACCTGACCTCTAACTGCCCGCGCTACCTCCGCTCCCGGGGCTATGGGGCCGTCCAGGTGTCCGAAGAGGAGCAGGCCTTCCCACTGGCTTACTCCCTGGTGGTCCACAAATCTGCTTCCATGGTGGACAAGATCCTCCGGGCCGTCTACACCCCCAACAATATCTACTGTATCCACTACGACCTGAAGTCATCAGAACTGTTCAAAGAGGCCATGGAGGGTCTGGCCCGCTGTCTGCCCAACGTCTTTATCGCCTCTAAGCTGGAGACAGTGATGTACGCCAGCATTAGCCGCCTCAAAGCCGACCTTAACTGCCTGTCTGACCTCATGGGGTCAGAGGTCAAGTGGAGGTATGTCATCAACCTGTGCGGTCAGGACTTTCCCTTGCGCTCCAACATAGAGCTGGTGGCCGACCTGAAGAAGCTCCAGGGGGGTAATATGATGGAGACGAGTCGTCCAAGCAAATACAAGAAGCAGCGTTTCTCCTTCCACCACAAGCTGCAGGACGCCGCCTTCGAGTACATCCAGATGCCGGTGAAAACCGACAAGGCCAAGGAGCCTCCCCCACACGGCATCCAGATGTTCATCGGCAGTGCCTACTTCGTGCTCTCGCGGGAGTTTGTAGTGTACGTGAACACGTCTACATTGGCCAGGGATTTCCTGGTGTGGTCGAACGACACCTACTCCCCAGACGAACACTTCTGGGCCACTCTGACACGGGTGCCGGGCGTGCCGGGCGAGGTGCCCCGGGCCCAGGCCGACGTCACAGACCTAATGAGCAAGACCAGGCTGGTGAAGTGGAGTTACCTGGAGGGACCGCTTTACCCAACATGCACAGGGAAACATGTCCGCAGTGTGTGTATCTATGGGGCTGCGGAGCTGAACTGGCTCATGAACTACGGCAGCTGGTTCGCCAATAAGGTGGACCCCAAAGTTGACCCAGTCCTTATCCAGTGTCTGGAGGAGAAATTACAGGAGAAACAGAGACTCTTGGTCAAGGCTAAGAAGTCACAACCAAAGACTTCCTCCTCTGGAAAATGTTAAATGAATggatgaatgattgattgattaataattgcttgattcaTGTTGGAATATGAACTACTGTAATTACAGCACCATtttagtatttaaaaaaaatacatgtgtgAGTTGATTATGTCAGATTAACTTAATTGAGGTGTGCTTTATGGTACTAATGAAAGATGAAGTGGAATGCTGGATGAGAGACTCTGTCAGGTCTCTGGGTTAGAGTTAAACTATTGTTTTGCAACTTGATACTTGACGTGGGGAATGTTTGTCATAGCCTGACTTGAATGTAATATGGATCAGGGTAACATAACCAGGGTATAACCTCTGCTCACAGGGTGAAAGCCTGTGACAACCAGGGTATAATGACTATGTATATTTAACTAATAcgcactgggcacaaactggttgagtCAAATCaaaatccaatgttatttgtcacatacacatggttagcatgttgttattgcgagtgtagcgaaacgttgtttccacgttaTTTCAAtaaaattacgttgaaccaacgtagaatagacattgaattgacttctgtgcccagtgggtactgACAGACAGGCGTTAATGATTATGGTGACTCTGAACCCATACACATGCACAGCCAGACAGAACAAATTATATGTAGCCTTGTTAAATGCTGTAGCCTATTCACTGTGAGAACATTTTGGCCAAAGTAAAATGTTTGGACTGGCGATTTCTAAAGTAATTTCTCTGTTTCTCAAAGCAATACTCAATCCAGATGTTGTTTTAATGATTTCAAGGAAAGAGTATTTTTaagagatttaaaaaaataaaaataaaaaaaataaacggGGCAGAAACAAAGAAAGTGTTTGTATTTCGAAGGGGGAGTTTACTTTTGACTCCAGATTAAGGTCAAAGACCACATGTTATCCACTCACATCCCTTGTTATAGAAGGGGACATGCAGATCTGTATCATGACTACTTCTCAAGCCCATAAAATGAATTGTGAATATTGGTGCAATAAGCTCTGCTTTGCTCTTTATCTTAGTATCATCTGTCACATACCCAAACTGTCAGGACGTTTCGAATTGAGATAAAATCCATGGCAGTAGAGTTtcagaaaaaaaacatgaaatcAACCTACACATTGTGAAAACATTGTAATAAGCACCTACTGACTAGGGAAGGTAGCAGACATTTTGGTTCTTGTGTTTTACTTGTCTTTGAATAAAAGTTGGATTTTAACTGGTCATTCAAAAACCTTTACTACTCAGATTAGAACAAAGATTTACTACTAAGACTTTTACTACTCAGATTAGAAAAAATATTTACTACTAAGACTTTTACTACTCAGATTAGAAAAAATATTTACTACTAAGACTTTTACTACTCAGATTAGAAAAAATATTTACTACTAAGACTTTTACTACTCAGATTAGAAAAAATATTTACTACTAAGACTTTTACTACTCAGATTAGAAAAAATATTTACTACTAAGACTTTTACTACTCAGATTAGAGGGAGTTAGTCAGGTTAACTCACTGAAAAAGTTATTATAATGTCTGCCAGTGTTTGTGTTAGGCATTGGCATCTCCATACAATGTTAATTAGTTATGTTACGTTCCTCAGCAAGAAAGCCAAAAATGTTCCTCAAACAGAAGGCGGAACtaacagagtcactgacaacaaacAAATCGAAACCGGTGGGGTTTTAGGACAGGTTCTGAAAGACAattatgggggtgtccactgaatgttgactagcaacaacaactgggacctaaaagacacccaccatgagtaCCCACTAAATTGACCCAATAAGAGgccaacaaaagaaaaacccacaccaaacttaaagacaggaagtaaaccaaaAAGTGGAGCTACATGAGAGCTACAGTCTGGGTACCAGCCTTTTAAGCTAACATTCCACACCTTGCCACTCCTGTGTTTGGCAAATAACAGGAGTAGAATGTAATAGCTAAACAGAGACAGCAATCAGGCTAAGATGACCTGGGTCGTTACACACAATTAGGCCCTTTTTGGTAGTGtaacttggtaaaaaaaaaaattatatgatTTATTTCACCAAATTGTTATATTCTGTCATGAAGAGTACAtgttcaaataaataaaaaaacatgtttcccCATCCCTTAAATATTAAATTaatatagtaagtgcctattaagtgcaaaataacagggttgatgatttcatcttaaatcatccagaaatccccttgtgacaggggaaatggaagcttgttgtgtgcaacagggagattcaattgaatgcaagcttcacaaaaaatCTAAAAggtatctatgggtaacagggttgaagtgTTATACTCGGCTCACTCAGTTTTCcaacacaaaacaccagaaaatgtctAGAAAGAGTAGATGCAGCTCGCCTGCTTTTACTCTATGATTTTACTATTAGATGTTCtatgtttctttaaaaaataaatagttCCACCATATTTGTAttaattatggatccccattagctgctgccaatgttatcatgtgtgtgtatgcatgtgtctgtgcctatgtatatgttgcttcacagtccccgctgttccataaggcgtatttttaaaataacattttactGCTTGAATCAGtcacttgatgtggaatagagttccatgtagtcctagtctgttctggacttggggactgtgaagagacctcttgtggcatgtcttgtggggtatgcatgtccgagctgtgcgccagtagttcaaacagacagcttggtgcattcaacatgtcaacacctctcataaatacaagtagtgatgaagtcaatctctcctccactttgagccagtagagattgacatgcatattattaatatttccaagggccagccatgctgccctgttctgagccaaaaAGTCtatttttgtggcacctgactacACCACTgaacaggtgcaacaaaactagggcctatAGGACAAGCCTTgttaatagtgttgttaagaaggtagagcagcactttattatggacagacttctctccatcttagctactgttgtgtcaacatgttttgaccatgacagttcacAATCCAAGGTtattccaagcagtttagtcacctcaacttgctcaatttccacaatttattacaagatttagttgtggtttagggtttagtgagtgttttgtcctaaatacaatgctgttagttttagaaatatgtaggactaacttattccttgccacccactctgaaactaactgcagctctttgttaagtgttgcagtcatttctgtcgctgtagtagctgacatgtacagttgaagtcggaagtttacatgcacttaggttggagtcattaaaactcattttcattttcaaccactccacacatttcttgttaacaaactatagttttggcaagtcggttaagacgtctactttgtgcatgacacaagtaatttttccaacaattgtttacagacagattatttcacaacatcacaattccagtgggtcaaaagtttacatacactaagttgactgtgccttttaaacagcttggaaaatgccagaaaatgatgtcatggctttagaatcttctgataggctaattgacatcattttagtctattggaggtgtacctgtggattgtcacgtttctgaccttatttcctttgtttagtctttatttagttggtcagaacgtgagctgggtgggtattatctatgttgtctgtttctatgtggggtttcttgtttggcctgataaggttctcaatcagaggcaggtgttagtcattgtctctgattgggaaccatatttaggtagcttgtttttgtagtgtgttttgtgggtgattgttcctgttcgtgtgttcatctggtctgtgttcactagttcgggactgtagcgtcttcggttctttctgtcagtttgttgtttttgttcgttgtttaagtagcctattaaaatatggattatcatcacgctgcagtttggtcctcctctctttcacccgaagacagccgttacagaatcacccaccaaccaaggaccaagcagcgtggtaacgggcaggaGCAGGAGAGACAGCGAGgtcaggatttctggacatgggaggaaatactggacgtaAAGGGACCCTGGAAACAGCCGGGTGAATAttgccgccccaaggcagagctggaggcagcgaaagccgagaggcggcgttATGAGGAGGATGCacgaaagcgcggctggaagcccgagaggcagccgcaaaaatttattggggggggggggggggcacacggggagtgtagctgggtcaagtaggagacttgagccagctccccgtgcttaccgtgaggAGCCGAGGATGGAACCGGAGCCAGTCGGGGTGGAGTTGGAGGTGAGCAGGGTGAGTGAAGCAGAGACTGTGAAGgatttaatggggaaattggaggagagagaaatgagggatttgctggtttggtgcatgaggcacgacatccgcccaaCGGAGCATGtcggggatttgatgtcacctgagtcagctctccatactcgtcctgaggtgcgtgctagccgtctggtgaagactgtgccagccccacgcaccaggcctcctgtgcgccttcctagccctcgggaattgtgaaaaactgagtttaaatgtatttggctacggtgtatgtaaacttccgacttcaactgtatattgttgCGTCATCCGTATACATAGGCACACCGGCTTTACTCAAAGcaagtggcatgtcgttagtgaAGATTGataaagtaaggggcctagacagctgccctgggaaattcctgattctacctggattatgtaggagaggcttccattaaagaacaccttcTGTGTCCTGTTAGACAGGTACCTCTTTATCCATAATATAGCACGGGGTGTAAATCCATAACAAGTTTTTTTatactatgatcgataatgtcaaaagctgcactgaagtgtaacaaaacagcccccacaattattttatcataaatttctctcagacaatcatcagtcatttgtgtaagtgctgtgcttgttgaatgtccttccctataagcatgctgaaagtttgttgtcaatttgtttactgtaaaatagcattgtatgtGGTCAAACATacttttttccaaaagtttactacgGGTTGGtagcaggctgattggtcggctatttgagccagtaaagggggctttactattcttaggtagtggaatgacttttgtttccctccaagcctgagggcacacactttctagtaggcttaaattcaATATGTGGCAAATATgagtggcaatattgtccgctattttcctcagtaattttccatccaagttgtcagaccccagtggcttgtcattgttgatagacaacaaaaaaagaattcacctcttccacactgactttacggaattcaaaattacaatgctcgtctttcataatttggtcagatatacttggatgtgttgtgtcagcgtttgttgctggcatgttacgcctaaatttgctaatcttgccaatgaaaaaaataattaaagtagttggaaatatcagttggttttgtgatgaatgagccatctgattcaatgaatgatgaagctgagtttgccttttttccctaaatgtcatttaaggtgctccaacgctttttactatcattctttaaataatgtatctttgtttcatagtgtagtttcttcttctttttattcagtttagtcacatgatttctcaatttgcaatacgtttgccaatcggttttTCAGCCGGACTTacttgccattccttttgcctcatccctctcaaccataacatttttaaattcctcatcaatccatggggatttaacagtttatacagtcattttcttaattggtgcatgcttattagtaactggaataagcaatcgTAAATGTGTCAAGTTTGTTTGCTCCTCATAATACACCACGGACCAAAAAACATTATTTACAttaacaacataggaatcactacaaactTATTGtttgacctcttatacactaaaTTAGGCCCAGCATTGGGAACTTTGGATTTcgtagatatggctactatattgtaaTCAccacatctgatggatctgggtACTGCTTTCAAGCTaatatctgcagcattagtaaagatctgatcaatacatgttgatgatttcatccctgtactgtttgtaaataccctggtaggttgactgataacctgaaccaggttgcaggcattggtaacagtttgaagctttttcttgagtgggctgcttgatgaaagccagtcaatatttaaatcacccagaaaatatatctctctattgatatcacatacattatcaagcatttcccacgttatccagatactgactgttagcacttggtggtctatagcagctccCCACAAGAATGgactttaggtgaggcagatgaacctgtagccatattacttcaacagtatttaacatgagatcctctctaatctttacaggaatgtggttctgaatattaACAGCAACACTTCCACCACTGGCATTTCTATATTTTCTGTAAATattataaccttgtattgctaccactgtaaaggtattatctaagtgagtttcagcgATGTCATTTGATACTAGCAAatgattgatttcatgaaccttgttccTTAAGCAACATATGTTAACATgggcta
Coding sequences within it:
- the LOC120044214 gene encoding beta-1,3-galactosyl-O-glycosyl-glycoprotein beta-1,6-N-acetylglucosaminyltransferase 4-like produces the protein MKMRCFFPSRLRKKHFISSLSSLLVICALLLLCLKVTVKNSVTIEQYGTTAGYDDVEPPHRYNIDCNAIYNMDPAEVGKSLVIRKQGGVWVQDENLINLTSNCPRYLRSRGYGAVQVSEEEQAFPLAYSLVVHKSASMVDKILRAVYTPNNIYCIHYDLKSSELFKEAMEGLARCLPNVFIASKLETVMYASISRLKADLNCLSDLMGSEVKWRYVINLCGQDFPLRSNIELVADLKKLQGGNMMETSRPSKYKKQRFSFHHKLQDAAFEYIQMPVKTDKAKEPPPHGIQMFIGSAYFVLSREFVVYVNTSTLARDFLVWSNDTYSPDEHFWATLTRVPGVPGEVPRAQADVTDLMSKTRLVKWSYLEGPLYPTCTGKHVRSVCIYGAAELNWLMNYGSWFANKVDPKVDPVLIQCLEEKLQEKQRLLVKAKKSQPKTSSSGKC